One segment of Mycobacterium spongiae DNA contains the following:
- the mtrB gene encoding MtrAB system histidine kinase MtrB codes for MIWGSRRRIRSRWGRSGLMTRGLSALRRAVGAAWRRSLQLRVVALTLGLSLAVILALGFVLTSQVTNRVLDVKVRAAIDQIERARTTVNGIVKGEETRSLDSSLQLARTTLTSKTDPASGAGLAGAFDAVLMVPGDGPRAASAAGPVDQVPEALRGFVTAGQAAYQYATVHTDGFSGPALIVGTPTSSRVANLELYLIFPLASEQATITLVRGTMATGGLVLLVLLAGIALLVSRQVVVPVRSASRIAERFAEGHLSERMPVRGEDDMARLAVSFNDMAESLSRQITQLEEFGNLQRRFTSDVSHELRTPLTTVRMAADLIYDHSSDLDPTLRRSTELLVSELDRFETLLNELLEISRHDAGVAELSVEAVDLRAMVNNALGNVGHLAEEAGIELLVNLPAEEVIAEVDARRVERILRNLIANAIDHAEHHPVRIRMAADEDTVAVTVRDYGVGLRPGEEKLVFSRFWRSDPSRVRRSGGTGLGLAISIEDARLHQGRLEAWGEPGQGACFRLTLPLVRGHKVTTSPLPMKPVPQQVQQQLPQPAPQPTLPPMPQPLGLEQKPEHKPEHKEGQRPPEHADWIG; via the coding sequence ATGATATGGGGCTCGCGGCGACGCATCCGGAGTCGGTGGGGTCGCTCCGGGCTCATGACACGCGGCTTGAGCGCTTTGCGTCGCGCAGTCGGTGCCGCCTGGCGCCGGTCGTTGCAATTGCGAGTCGTGGCCCTGACTCTTGGGCTCTCGTTGGCAGTGATCCTGGCGCTCGGTTTTGTACTCACCAGCCAGGTCACCAACCGGGTACTCGACGTCAAGGTCAGAGCCGCAATTGACCAGATTGAGCGGGCACGCACCACCGTCAACGGGATCGTCAAAGGCGAGGAGACGCGCTCCCTGGACAGCAGCCTCCAACTTGCCCGCACCACCCTGACGTCGAAAACCGACCCCGCCTCGGGTGCGGGCCTCGCAGGAGCGTTCGATGCAGTGCTGATGGTGCCGGGTGACGGGCCTCGGGCAGCGTCTGCTGCCGGACCCGTCGATCAGGTGCCCGAAGCGTTGCGCGGTTTCGTCACGGCAGGGCAGGCGGCCTATCAGTACGCGACGGTGCACACCGATGGTTTCTCCGGGCCGGCGCTGATCGTCGGTACTCCCACGTCGTCACGCGTGGCCAACCTGGAGCTGTACCTGATCTTTCCCTTGGCGAGTGAGCAGGCCACGATCACGCTGGTACGCGGCACGATGGCCACCGGCGGGCTGGTGCTGTTGGTGCTGCTCGCCGGCATCGCGTTGCTGGTCTCCCGCCAGGTCGTGGTACCGGTGCGTTCGGCGTCGCGGATCGCCGAACGGTTCGCCGAGGGGCATCTTTCCGAACGGATGCCGGTTCGTGGTGAAGACGACATGGCGCGGCTGGCGGTGTCGTTCAATGACATGGCCGAGAGTTTGTCCAGGCAGATCACCCAGCTTGAAGAATTCGGCAACCTGCAGCGACGATTCACCTCCGATGTGAGCCACGAACTGCGCACGCCGCTGACCACCGTGCGGATGGCCGCTGACTTGATCTACGACCACAGCTCCGACCTGGACCCGACGTTGCGGCGCTCCACTGAGTTGCTGGTCAGCGAGCTGGACCGATTCGAGACACTGCTCAACGAACTGCTGGAGATCTCGCGGCACGACGCCGGCGTGGCTGAATTGTCCGTCGAGGCGGTTGACCTGCGCGCGATGGTGAACAACGCGCTCGGCAATGTGGGTCACCTGGCTGAGGAGGCCGGTATCGAGTTGCTGGTGAATTTGCCTGCCGAAGAGGTGATCGCCGAGGTGGATGCCCGGCGGGTAGAACGGATCCTGCGCAACCTGATTGCCAACGCCATCGACCACGCCGAGCATCACCCAGTGCGGATTCGGATGGCCGCCGACGAGGATACGGTCGCCGTCACCGTTCGCGACTACGGAGTGGGGTTGCGGCCAGGCGAAGAGAAGCTAGTGTTCAGCCGCTTCTGGCGTTCGGACCCGTCACGGGTGCGTCGGTCCGGTGGCACCGGGTTGGGCCTGGCGATCAGCATCGAGGATGCACGCTTGCACCAGGGGCGGCTTGAGGCATGGGGCGAACCCGGCCAGGGGGCCTGCTTCCGATTGACACTTCCGCTGGTTCGGGGCCATAAGGTCACCACCAGCCCGCTGCCCATGAAACCAGTCCCGCAGCAAGTCCAGCAGCAGCTGCCGCAACCCGCGCCGCAGCCGACGCTGCCGCCGATGCCCCAACCGCTCGGCCTGGAACAGAAGCCTGAGCACAAACCTGAGCACAAGGAGGGCCAGCGCCCGCCTGAGCATGCCGACTGGATCGGCTGA
- the lpqB gene encoding MtrAB system accessory lipoprotein LpqB, with the protein MRLLASWSSLFLALLLAVLPLAGCASVPSTSAPQAIGTVEQPAPSNLPMPTPGMDPDVLLREFLKATADPANRHLAARQFLTESASKDWDDAGSALLIDHVVFVETRSDEKVSVNMRADILGSLSDMGVFETAEGQLPDPGPIELVKTSGGWRIDRLPNGVFLDWQQFQATYKRHTLYFADPTGQTVVPDPRYVAVSDSDQLATELVSKLLAGPRPEMVHTVRNLLAPPLRLRGPVTRADGGKSGVGRGYGGARVDLEKLSTTDPHSRQLLAAQIIWTLARADVGGPYVINADGAPLEDKFAEGWTTSDVATTDPGVADGASVGLHALVDGSLVALDGQTVSTVPGAFGQMPGQTGATLSRSGRRVASVVALRPDAPDMASFLWIGDLGGEAVQSADARRLSRPSWSLDEAVWVVVDENIVLRVIQDPASGQPAQIPVDATAVTSQFPGPITDLELSRGGTRAAMVIGGQVILAGVEQTQAGQFALTYPRRLGFGLGSSVVSLSWRTGDDIVVTRTDASHPVSYVNLDGVNSDAPARGLRPPLSAIAANPSTVYVTGQQGLLMYSASVAESQQAWSAVPGLSMPGAAPVLPG; encoded by the coding sequence ATGCGGCTCTTGGCGTCTTGGTCCTCGTTGTTCCTTGCCTTGCTGCTCGCCGTACTGCCGCTCGCTGGCTGCGCGAGCGTCCCCAGCACCTCTGCCCCGCAAGCCATCGGCACGGTGGAGCAACCGGCGCCGTCGAATCTGCCCATGCCGACCCCCGGTATGGATCCGGACGTACTGCTGCGCGAATTCCTCAAGGCCACAGCAGATCCGGCTAACAGGCATCTGGCGGCGCGCCAGTTCCTCACCGAATCGGCTTCCAAGGACTGGGACGACGCGGGTAGCGCATTGTTGATCGACCACGTGGTGTTTGTCGAGACCCGCAGTGATGAGAAGGTTTCGGTGAACATGCGGGCGGATATTCTTGGCTCGCTCTCCGATATGGGCGTGTTCGAGACAGCCGAGGGGCAGCTGCCCGACCCGGGACCGATCGAGTTGGTCAAGACTTCCGGCGGCTGGCGTATCGATCGCCTGCCCAACGGAGTCTTCCTGGACTGGCAGCAGTTTCAGGCGACATACAAACGCCACACGCTGTACTTTGCTGATCCGACCGGCCAGACCGTGGTTCCCGATCCGCGCTACGTCGCGGTGTCTGACAGCGATCAGTTGGCCACCGAGCTTGTCTCCAAGCTGCTGGCGGGCCCACGTCCTGAGATGGTGCACACGGTGCGTAATCTGCTCGCTCCGCCGCTCCGGCTACGTGGGCCGGTGACGCGCGCCGATGGCGGCAAGAGCGGGGTTGGCCGCGGATACGGAGGTGCACGCGTCGATTTGGAGAAACTCTCCACCACCGATCCTCACAGTCGGCAACTGCTCGCCGCACAGATCATTTGGACGCTGGCGAGGGCCGATGTGGGAGGGCCGTATGTGATCAACGCCGACGGTGCCCCGCTCGAGGACAAGTTCGCCGAGGGCTGGACGACCTCCGATGTCGCCACCACCGACCCGGGTGTGGCCGACGGCGCGAGCGTCGGGTTGCACGCGTTGGTGGACGGGTCGTTGGTAGCGCTGGACGGTCAGACTGTCAGCACCGTCCCGGGAGCCTTTGGACAGATGCCGGGCCAAACGGGCGCCACTCTGTCGCGTAGCGGGCGTCGGGTGGCGTCGGTGGTTGCCCTGCGGCCTGATGCCCCGGACATGGCGTCATTCCTGTGGATCGGTGATCTTGGCGGCGAGGCGGTGCAGTCCGCCGACGCGCGCCGCCTGTCGCGGCCCAGCTGGTCGCTGGACGAGGCGGTCTGGGTGGTGGTTGATGAAAACATCGTGCTCCGGGTTATCCAGGATCCCGCCTCGGGGCAGCCAGCGCAGATTCCCGTGGATGCCACCGCGGTGACCAGCCAGTTTCCTGGGCCGATCACCGACCTTGAGCTGTCCCGTGGCGGGACGCGTGCGGCGATGGTGATCGGTGGGCAGGTGATCCTCGCCGGCGTCGAGCAGACGCAGGCCGGCCAGTTCGCCCTGACCTATCCCCGGCGCCTGGGATTCGGGCTGGGTTCGTCGGTGGTGTCGCTGTCCTGGCGAACCGGCGACGACATCGTGGTGACCCGCACCGATGCCTCCCATCCAGTGTCGTATGTAAACCTCGACGGGGTGAACTCCGACGCGCCGGCTCGCGGACTACGCCCTCCGCTGTCGGCCATCGCGGCCAACCCCTCCACGGTGTATGTCACGGGCCAGCAAGGCCTTCTGATGTACTCGGCGTCGGTCGCCGAAAGCCAGCAAGCCTGGTCGGCGGTGCCAGGACTGTCGATGCCCGGAGCGGCGCCGGTACTGCCGGGATGA
- a CDS encoding LmeA family phospholipid-binding protein — protein MSPSIPRLRWEDSFRALDMLSGLWSSTGISAVGVGAAQAVATPYRTVFLTLQQLLVGKTVTVRMGSHDVVLTVTELDSELEPQGLAVGQLGDVRVAARDITWDQYHLHSAVAVLRNMHVRPGVPPLVVAAPVELTSALPAASFDDLLQQRVPQLRSEVSEEGRARLRWARRPGWGALEVDVDVMEKTSGTALWLQPRAVILGQRRRTLPAWAPAFQVPLPGVPHGLLITGASLSSDSLQLSALLPERRTELPLRYLEDLITRLSQGALSFTWPSLLRSSD, from the coding sequence ATGTCGCCCAGTATTCCCCGCCTACGTTGGGAAGATTCCTTTCGTGCGCTGGACATGCTGTCCGGGTTGTGGTCGTCGACCGGCATATCGGCGGTGGGTGTCGGAGCTGCCCAGGCGGTCGCGACGCCCTACCGGACGGTATTCCTCACGCTGCAGCAACTCCTGGTCGGCAAGACGGTCACGGTTCGTATGGGTAGCCATGATGTCGTGCTGACTGTCACTGAGCTGGACTCCGAACTGGAGCCGCAGGGGCTGGCTGTTGGACAGCTCGGGGACGTCCGGGTGGCCGCCCGCGACATCACCTGGGACCAATACCACCTCCATAGCGCCGTTGCGGTCCTGCGCAACATGCACGTTCGCCCGGGCGTGCCGCCGCTGGTCGTGGCCGCTCCGGTGGAGTTGACCTCCGCATTGCCGGCCGCGTCGTTCGATGATCTGCTGCAGCAACGGGTGCCCCAATTACGTAGCGAGGTGTCCGAGGAAGGCAGAGCCCGGCTTCGCTGGGCACGCCGGCCTGGCTGGGGGGCGCTCGAGGTAGACGTCGACGTGATGGAGAAGACCTCGGGAACGGCACTGTGGCTACAGCCGCGAGCCGTGATACTCGGTCAACGGCGTCGGACCCTGCCGGCGTGGGCTCCGGCTTTTCAGGTGCCACTACCCGGCGTGCCGCACGGTCTGTTGATCACCGGCGCCAGCCTGAGCTCGGATTCGTTGCAGCTGTCGGCTCTCCTGCCGGAGCGGCGAACGGAGTTGCCGCTGCGATATCTCGAAGACCTCATCACCAGATTGAGCCAAGGCGCACTGAGCTTCACCTGGCCATCGCTGTTGCGAAGCTCTGACTGA